A genomic window from Antedon mediterranea chromosome 4, ecAntMedi1.1, whole genome shotgun sequence includes:
- the LOC140046311 gene encoding uncharacterized protein isoform X1 — translation MADSKLYEFRNLKSTLSKLYDGERYFWLRLCLFDLLSVGDVTNPDSIGNDLFNALEDRGLITPTNVNILLEIAKLTEMNDAVNLVKGYINDNRVPNTDEPKLSSFRIQLFKAMRQVHPGALRDLIAYYGLGHYNLKNIWDVVLKLEIDVILEDEPDKIERFANCLGPAVKRILLVTGNTVNNRNRCVSSSNQCEPSEGTDLSEDDFRQLIADFVQWYDERGLLTKLKVLYIYILGDVQALKRVTSTIDLLALLTEPGLLSRTNFSILYDTLKVTNQLGFESPVTKKLPLFKDIKNRDPVTFSPHTIKIFNLGKDLSDSDVKTLDGRYNFPVLKKYEDSWSLILDFEPRGLLSEDKLDEVKGVLKRPRQEKRF, via the exons ATGGCAGATTCTAAACTCTACGAATTCCGAAACTTGAAATCTACTCTGAGTAAACTCTATGACGGTGAAAGGTACTTTTGGTTACGATTATGTTTGTTCGATCTCTTAAGTGTGGGTGATGTTACAAATCCAGATTCTATTGGAAACGATTTATTTAATGCTCTTGAAGACAGAGGTTTAATCACACCGACCAATGTTAACATTCTTTTAGAGATAGCGAAGCTAACAGAAATGAATGATGCTGTAAACCTTGTGAAAGGATACATAAATGACAACAGAGTTCCGAATACAGATGAACCAAAGTTGTCCTCTTTCCGGATACAACTTTTCAAAGCTATGAGACAAGTTCACCCAGGTGCATTGAGAGATCTTATCGCCTACTACGGACTAGGACATTATAACCTAAAGAATATTTGGGACGTGGTTCTGAAACTGGAGATCGACGTAATTCTAGAAGATGAACCAGATAAAATAGAAAGATTTGCAAACTGTCTAGGACCAGCTGTCAAACGAATCCTTCTTGTTACGG gcaatactgtaaataacagGAATAGATGCGTATCATCGAGTAACCAATGCGAACCAAGTGAAG GTACAGATCTCTCGGAGGATGATTTTAGACAGTTAATTGCGGATTTTGTGCAGTGGTATGATGAACGTGGTCTTCTTACCAAGCTAAAAGTtctatacatatatattttaggCGACGTTCAAGCATTGAAAAGGGTTACCAGTACAATCGATCTGTTAGCTCTTTTAACCGAGCCTGGGCTATTGAGCCGAACCAACTTTTCTATCCTGTATGATACTTTAAAAGTAACTAACCAACTTGGATTTGAATCACCTGTCACAAAAAAGCTTCCGCTTTTCAAAGATATCAAGAACCGTGATCCAGTAACATTTTCACCACACACAATCAAGATTTTTAATCTGGGAAAGGATCTTAGTGATTCAGATGTAAAAACTCTTGATGGGCGATACAACTTCCCTGTCCTTAAGAAGTATGAAGACAGCTGGAGTTTGATTTTGGATTTTGAACCGAGAGGGCTGCTGAGTGAAGACAAACTCGATGAAGTTAAGGGGGTGTTAAAAAGGCCTAGACAAGaaaaaagattttaa
- the LOC140046311 gene encoding uncharacterized protein isoform X2, with the protein MTVKEIAKLTEMNDAVNLVKGYINDNRVPNTDEPKLSSFRIQLFKAMRQVHPGALRDLIAYYGLGHYNLKNIWDVVLKLEIDVILEDEPDKIERFANCLGPAVKRILLVTGNTVNNRNRCVSSSNQCEPSEGTDLSEDDFRQLIADFVQWYDERGLLTKLKVLYIYILGDVQALKRVTSTIDLLALLTEPGLLSRTNFSILYDTLKVTNQLGFESPVTKKLPLFKDIKNRDPVTFSPHTIKIFNLGKDLSDSDVKTLDGRYNFPVLKKYEDSWSLILDFEPRGLLSEDKLDEVKGVLKRPRQEKRF; encoded by the exons ATGACGGTGAAAG AGATAGCGAAGCTAACAGAAATGAATGATGCTGTAAACCTTGTGAAAGGATACATAAATGACAACAGAGTTCCGAATACAGATGAACCAAAGTTGTCCTCTTTCCGGATACAACTTTTCAAAGCTATGAGACAAGTTCACCCAGGTGCATTGAGAGATCTTATCGCCTACTACGGACTAGGACATTATAACCTAAAGAATATTTGGGACGTGGTTCTGAAACTGGAGATCGACGTAATTCTAGAAGATGAACCAGATAAAATAGAAAGATTTGCAAACTGTCTAGGACCAGCTGTCAAACGAATCCTTCTTGTTACGG gcaatactgtaaataacagGAATAGATGCGTATCATCGAGTAACCAATGCGAACCAAGTGAAG GTACAGATCTCTCGGAGGATGATTTTAGACAGTTAATTGCGGATTTTGTGCAGTGGTATGATGAACGTGGTCTTCTTACCAAGCTAAAAGTtctatacatatatattttaggCGACGTTCAAGCATTGAAAAGGGTTACCAGTACAATCGATCTGTTAGCTCTTTTAACCGAGCCTGGGCTATTGAGCCGAACCAACTTTTCTATCCTGTATGATACTTTAAAAGTAACTAACCAACTTGGATTTGAATCACCTGTCACAAAAAAGCTTCCGCTTTTCAAAGATATCAAGAACCGTGATCCAGTAACATTTTCACCACACACAATCAAGATTTTTAATCTGGGAAAGGATCTTAGTGATTCAGATGTAAAAACTCTTGATGGGCGATACAACTTCCCTGTCCTTAAGAAGTATGAAGACAGCTGGAGTTTGATTTTGGATTTTGAACCGAGAGGGCTGCTGAGTGAAGACAAACTCGATGAAGTTAAGGGGGTGTTAAAAAGGCCTAGACAAGaaaaaagattttaa